In one window of Cynocephalus volans isolate mCynVol1 chromosome 6, mCynVol1.pri, whole genome shotgun sequence DNA:
- the LOC134379941 gene encoding olfactory receptor 6V1-like: protein MSNYSVVREFVLLGFSHLHEFQVLLFAFVLLLHVLTVLGNLAVIALTCLDSRLHSPMYFFLCNFSLVEMLVTSTVVPRMLADLLSPHKTMSLAECLTQSFFYFSLGSTNFLILTVMAFDRYVAICHPLRYPVIMSGPVCVRLVVACWVVGFLSIVSPTVQKTRLWFCGPRVIDHYFCDSAPLLELSCSDTHHIKRMDFFLSLLFVLATMLLIVVSYILIVAAVLHIPSSSGRQKAFSTCASHLTVVALGYGSAIFIYVRPGKGHSTHFNKVVALVTAVVTPFLNPFIFTFRNEKVKEVIEDVTRRILVRDPAARR from the coding sequence ATGAGCAACTACAGCGTTGTCAGGGAATTTGTGCTCCTGGGATTTTCTCATCTCCATGAGTTCCAGGTCCTCCTATTTGCTTTCGTCCTGTTGTTACACGTGCTGACAGTGCTGGGGAACCTGGCTGTCATCGCGCTCACTTGCCTGGACTCCCGCCTCCACTCacccatgtatttcttcctctGCAACTTCTCCCTCGTGGAGATGCTGGTCACCTCCACTGTGGTTCCTAGGATGCTGGCAGACCTGCTGTCCCCTCACAAGACCATGTCCCTGGCCGAATGCCTGACACAGTCTTTCTTTTACTTCTCCCTGGGCTCCACCAACTTCCTGATCCTCACAGTCATGGCCTTTGACCGCTACGTGGCCATCTGCCACCCTCTGCGCTACCCAGTCATCATGAGCGGTCCAGTGTGTGTGAGGCTGGTGGTGGCCTGCTGGGTGGTTGGTTTCCTCTCCATCGTCTCCCCCACTGTGCAGAAAACACGGCTCTGGTTCTGTGGCCCCAGAGTCATCGACCACTACTTCTGTGACTCTGCCCCGCTCCTTGAGCTTTCCTGCTCTGACACGCACCACATCAAGCGCATGGACTTCTTCTTGTCCCTGCTCTTTGTTCTGGCCACCATGCTGCTCATCGTGGTCTCATACATCCTCATCGTGGCAGCCGTGCTCCACATCCCCTCGTCCTCTGGGCGTCAGAAGGCCTTCTCCACCTGCGCCTCCCACCTCACGGTGGTGGCTCTGGGCTATGGCAGTGCCATCTTCATCTATGTGAGGCCAGGCAAGGGCCACTCCACACATTTCAACAAGGTGGTGGCCCTGGTGACCGCAGTCGTAACCCCTTTCCTCAATCCCTTCATCTTCACCTTCCGGAATGAGAAGGTCAAGGAAGTCATTGAGGATGTGACCAGAAGGATTCTCGTCAGAGACCCAGCAGCCCGTAGATGA